CAATAAAACCAACAGCTGCTGAAATGGAAAAGAGCGTATGAGTGAGCCAAAGAGATAAAATGCCTCCCGTTAAGGCTAGCGGTACACCTGTAAAAACCAGTGAAGCATACCTAATGGAGGTAAGCGCTGTGAATAGAAGAATAAAAATAAGTACAAAACAGAGAGGTATAACAATCATGAGTTTCGTTTTAGCTGACATTAGGTTTTCAAATTGCCCACCCCAATCAAGCCAGTAGCCCGTCGGTATCTTGACTTTTTGCTCAATCGCTTCTTTTGCGCTGTTGACAAAAGATCCTAGATCAGTACCCCTAACATTCGATTGTATCGAAATGAAACGTTTGCCATTCTCTCTTCGAATTTCATTTAAACCTTCTACTTCGCTAATTGTAGCCACTTCATTTAGAGGAATATAAAGGTAGTGGGAAGCCTCTTTTTTGCCGTTCGTTTTATGTAAGGGGATGGGTAAATGATTCAAGTTGGTTGGATTTTCTCGGAAACGATCATCCATTTTTACAACCAGATCGAATCTTTTATCGCCTTCAAATAATTGACCTGCGTTTCCCCCTCCCATTGCAATGGAGACAACGTCTAAAACATCTGCCACGTTAAGCCCTAACCGACTGATTGCTTCTCGATCAACACGAACATCTAAAATGGGCAATCCGCTTGTCTGCGCGACTTTTACATCGGCGGCACCCGGAATGTTGCGTAAAACGTTAGCGATGGCTTCGGCGATTTTTTGCATTGTGGAAAAATCATCCCCATACACTTTGACGTCTAAATCGCTTCGCACACCAGAAATGAGTTCATTGAAGCGCATTTGGATAGGTTGGGTGAATTCATAATTATTTCCCGGGAGTTCATTAAGTTTTTTCTCTATTGCAGCAATGAGTTCATTTTTGGGTAAGGAAGGATTTTTCCATTGATCTCTCGGTTTTAATAGCACAAATGTATCTGAGACGTTGGGAGGCATCGGATCGGTAGCGACTTCAGCTGTTCCTGTTTTAGAAAAGACATAGTCTACCTCCGGCACAGTGAGCAATGTTGTTTCCACTTCTTTTTGCATTTCCGTCGATTGAGTTAAAGATGTGCTTGGGATTCTCATCGCATGCAAAGCGATATCCTGCTCATCAAGAGTGGGGACAAATTCTTGCCCTAGCTGAAAGAAAAGAAGAAAAGAGAGAGTGATAGCGACAAAAGAAACACTAACAGCTAGGGAAGAATGGTTCAAACTTCCTTCGAGAAGGGGTTGATAGAAAGCTTTAATTTTGCTAACAATAACATTTTCTTTTTCCTGAAAAGGACCTGTGACAAAAAGGGAAATCATGGCTGGAACGAATGTTAAGGAGAGGAGGAAGGCAGAAATTAAGGCAAAGATTACGGTAAGGGCCATGGGGTGAAACATTTTTCCTTCAATTCCTGATAAAGCAAGAATAGGGAAATAAACGATAATGATAATGGATTGTCCAAAGACAGTCGGCTGAATCATCTCTCTACTTGCGATTAAAACTTCTTTCTTTCTGTCTATTGCAGTTAATGTCTTTTTCTCAGCTTGCCGATGCGCTAATCTGCGTAGGCAATTTTCTGTAATAATCACAGCGCCATCCACAATTAACCCGAAATCAATTGCTCCAAGGCTCATCAAATTACCGCTGATTTTCATTTGCATCATTCCAATTGCTGCCATGAGCATGGATAAGGGAATGACAAGGGCTGTGATCAAGGTTGCTTTAAAATTATTTAAAAAAACAAACAACACGGCAATGACGAGAAAAGCGCCTTCTAGCAAGTTTTTTGTCGCTGTACGAATGGTGGCATTGACAAGCTTGGTGCGGTTAATCACTGTGGTGACTGCGATATCGGGTGGTAAGGAGGGAAGGATTTCTTCAAGTTTTTTTTCTAATGCTTGTGAAACTGTACGGCTATTTGATCCGATCAACATCAAAGCGGTGCCAATCACAACTTCTTGGCCATTATGCGTCGCGCTTCCAGTGCGCATCTCTTTACCAATGCTCACATCGGCAATATCACGGATTTTAATGGGAATGCTATCTAGATTTGTAACAACAATCAGTCCAATTTGGTCCGGGTCGCTTAGCCGTTCATCAGATTTGACCAAAAAAGCTTCACCCTTCTTTTCAACGTAGCCAGATCCTATGCTTAGATTGTTTTTTTTAATTACTGATATAAGGTCTTCAAAGCTAATACCTAAAGCAAGCATGCGCTCTAAGTTAGGCTCAATATGGTATTGTTTAACGTATCCACCGATAGAGTCTACCTCGGCAAGGCCTTTGACCGATTTGAGTTGGGGCTTGATAATCCAATCTTGGATAGTTCTTAAGTAGGCAGCCTTCTCGTGCGCTGTTTTAAGTTTTTGCCCTTCTGGGGTAACATAGGAGCCATCTCTTTGCCATCCCAAAGTGCTTTTATTTGATTCGCTTGGTGGCTTAAATTCTACTGTCCACATAGAAATTTCACCAAGGCCTGTAGAAATTGGCCCCATGCGAATACTTGCGCCTTGAGGCAAAACTTCTTTAATTGCATTCATTCTTTCATTGATCTGTTGCCTTGCAAAGTAGATATCGACTTGATCATCAAAAATAGCTGTTACTTGAGAAAACCCATTGCGCGAGAGGGAGCGCGTCATTTGCAATCCGGGGATACCGGCTAAAGAAGTTTCTACAAGATAGGTCACTTGCTTCTCCATTTGTGTGGGAGAAAAGCCCTGAATGGCTACATTAATTTGTACTTGATTGTTGGTAATATCAGGGACAGCATCGATTGGGAGCGTTATAATACTACAAGCTCCGTAAATAGCGATAAGAACGGTAAAAAGAAGAATAGCTCTTGGATAGTTAAGGGAAAAGCTTAAGATTTTTTCAATCATTGTTTATTTCCGACTTTAGTCATCGTGTTCTATAGAATTTTTCTCTAACTCTGCTTTGAGTAAAAAAGTTTTATTAGCAATGTAACGGTCTCCCATAGTTAAACCGGATGTGATAGCTGCGTTTTGCCCATCACTGATGCCTAATTTAACATCCTTTTTTTCAATGCCATTAGGAGTCACTAAAAACATAAATTCCTTACCGGGAATACCTTGGATAGCCTCTTTTGGCACAACTATGGGTGCTGAAGTCCTCTCGGTGGGAATGTTAATTTTAACAAAGGCACCAGGTTTCCAGTAGCCTTTTGGATTATCAAGTTCTGCGATCGCTTTTGCTGCAATCGTTTCATCGGAAATAATAGGACTGACGTAGAGCATTTTAGCTTGTGCGATCTTGTCATCTAATGGATCAATAATCTCTACCACTTGTCCTTTGCG
This genomic stretch from Chlamydiales bacterium STE3 harbors:
- a CDS encoding Cation efflux system protein CzcA (Product derived from UniProtKB/Swiss-Prot:P94177;Gene name derived from UniProtKB/Swiss-Prot:P94177) — protein: MIEKILSFSLNYPRAILLFTVLIAIYGACSIITLPIDAVPDITNNQVQINVAIQGFSPTQMEKQVTYLVETSLAGIPGLQMTRSLSRNGFSQVTAIFDDQVDIYFARQQINERMNAIKEVLPQGASIRMGPISTGLGEISMWTVEFKPPSESNKSTLGWQRDGSYVTPEGQKLKTAHEKAAYLRTIQDWIIKPQLKSVKGLAEVDSIGGYVKQYHIEPNLERMLALGISFEDLISVIKKNNLSIGSGYVEKKGEAFLVKSDERLSDPDQIGLIVVTNLDSIPIKIRDIADVSIGKEMRTGSATHNGQEVVIGTALMLIGSNSRTVSQALEKKLEEILPSLPPDIAVTTVINRTKLVNATIRTATKNLLEGAFLVIAVLFVFLNNFKATLITALVIPLSMLMAAIGMMQMKISGNLMSLGAIDFGLIVDGAVIITENCLRRLAHRQAEKKTLTAIDRKKEVLIASREMIQPTVFGQSIIIIVYFPILALSGIEGKMFHPMALTVIFALISAFLLSLTFVPAMISLFVTGPFQEKENVIVSKIKAFYQPLLEGSLNHSSLAVSVSFVAITLSFLLFFQLGQEFVPTLDEQDIALHAMRIPSTSLTQSTEMQKEVETTLLTVPEVDYVFSKTGTAEVATDPMPPNVSDTFVLLKPRDQWKNPSLPKNELIAAIEKKLNELPGNNYEFTQPIQMRFNELISGVRSDLDVKVYGDDFSTMQKIAEAIANVLRNIPGAADVKVAQTSGLPILDVRVDREAISRLGLNVADVLDVVSIAMGGGNAGQLFEGDKRFDLVVKMDDRFRENPTNLNHLPIPLHKTNGKKEASHYLYIPLNEVATISEVEGLNEIRRENGKRFISIQSNVRGTDLGSFVNSAKEAIEQKVKIPTGYWLDWGGQFENLMSAKTKLMIVIPLCFVLIFILLFTALTSIRYASLVFTGVPLALTGGILSLWLTHTLFSISAAVGFIALSGIAVLNSLVLVTYINQLRAQGKPLDEAISLGALTRLRPVLMTALVASLGFIPMALATGTGAEVQKPLATVVIGGIVSSTLLTLLILPALYKIISKNLYIFKSLKKNI